One genomic window of Pecten maximus chromosome 3, xPecMax1.1, whole genome shotgun sequence includes the following:
- the LOC117322875 gene encoding uncharacterized protein LOC117322875, with protein sequence MIPCVWRKTQSCGLATRYSNDDDVKTLVRRAAVLPLVPVDRVEDVWFNALEDSEDHTPEMTRFKDYITETWVESHDKETWNHFENAGPRTTNHVEG encoded by the exons atgataccg TGTGTTTGGAGGAAAACACAGTCTTGTGGTCTTGCTACCAGATATagcaatgatgatgatgtaaaGACACTTGTCCGTAGAGCAGCAGTGCTTCCTTTGGTACCAGTGGATCGGGTTGAGGACGTTTGGTTCAACGCACTTGAGGATAGTGAGGACCATACTCCAGAG ATGACCAGATTTAAAGATTATATAACAGAAACATGGGTCGAAAGCCATGACAAGGAGACATGGAATCATTTTGAAAATGCTGGACCAAGGACTACAAACCACGTCGAAGGATGA